The following coding sequences are from one bacterium window:
- a CDS encoding HAD-IB family phosphatase, with protein sequence MQNFHGDFDSVLFDCDSTLTKIEGIDELAALKNVKDEVSRITNDAMEGRLSFQSALEMRLSIIRPSHAELLAVGQKYIDEVVDGAVELIDVLRQSGKDVYILSGGFQDSVRLFAEFLGVELKHVFANEILFEADGNYSGFNGESALARSHGKAEIVRTIKGSKVMIGDGASDLETRNDVDLFIGYCGVQKRKIIEENADIVVYDSNLMSVAPLIMNSNFMLTESDQIRFNSIDLRR encoded by the coding sequence TTGCAGAATTTTCACGGAGATTTTGACTCGGTATTGTTCGATTGTGACAGTACGCTGACAAAAATTGAAGGGATAGACGAACTAGCCGCGCTCAAAAATGTTAAGGACGAGGTGAGCCGCATAACGAATGACGCGATGGAAGGACGGCTGAGTTTTCAAAGCGCATTAGAAATGCGTTTATCAATTATCAGACCTTCCCACGCAGAATTGCTCGCGGTAGGGCAAAAATATATTGATGAGGTTGTAGATGGGGCTGTAGAGCTGATAGACGTGCTGCGCCAATCCGGAAAAGACGTTTATATACTCAGCGGCGGTTTCCAGGATTCAGTCAGATTGTTTGCAGAATTTCTGGGTGTTGAATTAAAACATGTTTTTGCCAATGAAATTCTTTTCGAAGCGGATGGAAATTACTCCGGCTTTAACGGTGAGTCGGCGTTGGCAAGGTCTCATGGAAAAGCTGAGATTGTTAGAACGATCAAAGGATCAAAAGTGATGATAGGAGACGGAGCCAGTGATCTGGAAACCCGGAACGATGTTGACCTTTTCATCGGATATTGCGGAGTTCAGAAACGAAAAATTATCGAGGAGAATGCAGATATTGTAGTTTACGATTCAAACCTAATGTCAGTTGCTCCTTTGATTATGAATAGCAACTTCATGTTGACAGAGTCGGATCAAATTAGATTTAATAGTATAGATTTGCGTAGATAA
- a CDS encoding 1-deoxy-D-xylulose-5-phosphate reductoisomerase, with the protein MKKLGIFGSTGSIGKNALQVVRNNPDRFKVVCLTANNNVDLLVQQALQFIPETVCISDQSGFKIVRERLRPTGIQVLCGAEALSDLAREANFNMMVGAIVGFAGLLPTIEAIKAGKDIALANKETLVVAGEIVNRLLEEHCVRLIPIDSEHSALFQCLVGEDRTSIRKIILTASGGPFLHKPKEEFGNITVSEALKHPNWKMGSKITIDSATLMNKGLEVIEAHWLFGLSPDKIDVAIHPQSIIHSMVEFVDGSTKAQMGAPDMKVPIQYALSYPERIKNGFNAFNFRKTNRLDFFKPDRTKFKCLPLAYDALKELGTMPAVLNAANEVVVESFLKEKIKFVDIPKYIKKAMQAHDVIHDPGLGCILEADQWARSYVKKSLGL; encoded by the coding sequence ATGAAGAAACTTGGGATTTTCGGTTCAACAGGTTCGATTGGAAAGAACGCGCTTCAGGTTGTGCGGAATAACCCGGATCGTTTTAAGGTTGTATGTTTAACGGCGAACAACAATGTTGACCTTTTAGTTCAGCAGGCATTGCAATTCATTCCGGAAACTGTCTGTATTTCAGATCAATCTGGTTTTAAAATTGTTAGAGAAAGACTGCGGCCGACCGGTATTCAAGTTCTTTGTGGTGCGGAAGCGTTGTCTGATCTTGCGCGCGAGGCTAATTTTAATATGATGGTAGGGGCCATTGTCGGATTTGCCGGGCTCCTGCCGACGATTGAAGCGATAAAGGCCGGTAAAGATATTGCGCTTGCGAATAAGGAAACTTTGGTGGTCGCCGGAGAGATCGTAAACCGATTACTGGAAGAGCATTGCGTTAGACTCATACCGATTGACAGCGAACACAGCGCGCTGTTCCAGTGCCTCGTCGGCGAGGATAGAACTAGCATTCGAAAGATAATTCTAACGGCATCGGGCGGGCCTTTTTTGCATAAGCCCAAAGAAGAATTCGGTAACATCACCGTGTCGGAAGCGCTGAAACATCCAAATTGGAAAATGGGTTCAAAAATCACAATCGACTCGGCAACGCTTATGAATAAAGGGCTTGAGGTTATTGAAGCGCACTGGCTTTTCGGGCTCTCACCGGACAAAATAGACGTTGCAATTCATCCTCAGTCCATCATTCATTCAATGGTGGAATTTGTAGACGGATCTACAAAAGCGCAAATGGGCGCTCCCGATATGAAAGTTCCGATTCAATACGCATTATCATATCCCGAACGGATTAAGAACGGTTTTAACGCATTTAATTTCCGTAAAACAAATCGGCTGGATTTTTTTAAACCGGATCGCACCAAGTTCAAGTGCCTGCCCTTAGCTTACGATGCCTTGAAAGAACTTGGGACCATGCCGGCAGTTTTGAATGCGGCAAATGAAGTAGTCGTAGAAAGTTTCCTTAAAGAAAAAATTAAGTTTGTTGATATTCCAAAATATATCAAAAAGGCGATGCAGGCGCATGACGTTATTCATGATCCTGGCCTGGGATGTATTTTGGAGGCTGATCAATGGGCAAGAAGCTATGTAAAAAAATCATTAGGTTTATAA
- a CDS encoding 1-acyl-sn-glycerol-3-phosphate acyltransferase: MVDKAYHSKIRSFLFISFGLVLTFILVLTAIPISLFAPMGKTMAAIEKFWSGVLVRFSMMRVVAKGMEHIKSDKTYIFICNHQSALDIPLMMFYAPKQLRMIFKKELLYIPFFGLVLWLLKFIPIDRGNREKAITSLKKAAKRIHDGINIVIYADGTRSVNGELKPFKKGAFLLAIDAQVDIIPVTISGTINVMHKFGGILDVKFGQEVHIIFDPPISTSSFVLEQKDELKTLVNSQIAGNYEVIKHLSKITDTNLLDKVTRFEQKQHSVTAA; this comes from the coding sequence ATGGTTGACAAGGCTTATCATTCAAAAATTCGTTCTTTCTTGTTTATTTCCTTTGGATTGGTTCTGACGTTTATACTCGTTTTAACAGCAATACCAATTTCGCTTTTTGCGCCGATGGGAAAGACAATGGCTGCGATAGAAAAATTTTGGTCGGGTGTCCTCGTACGCTTTTCTATGATGCGAGTTGTGGCTAAGGGGATGGAGCATATCAAAAGCGATAAAACGTATATATTTATTTGCAACCATCAAAGCGCGTTGGACATCCCGTTAATGATGTTTTACGCGCCGAAACAACTGCGGATGATATTTAAGAAAGAACTCCTATATATACCATTCTTTGGACTTGTGCTGTGGTTGCTCAAGTTCATTCCGATTGACCGTGGAAATAGGGAAAAAGCTATAACGAGTTTAAAAAAAGCTGCCAAACGCATCCACGATGGAATCAATATTGTTATTTACGCCGATGGCACCAGAAGCGTGAATGGAGAATTGAAGCCGTTTAAAAAAGGAGCTTTTCTATTGGCCATCGACGCGCAGGTGGACATTATTCCGGTAACGATCAGTGGAACCATAAACGTAATGCATAAATTCGGCGGAATTTTGGACGTCAAATTCGGCCAGGAAGTTCATATCATTTTTGATCCTCCCATTTCCACATCGTCTTTTGTGTTGGAACAGAAAGACGAATTAAAGACATTAGTTAATTCACAGATTGCCGGTAACTACGAAGTGATAAAACATCTGTCCAAGATCACCGACACGAACTTATTAGATAAAGTTACCCGATTTGAACAAAAGCAGCATTCGGTTACCGCTGCATAA
- a CDS encoding NTP transferase domain-containing protein: protein MKGIILAGGLGSRLQPLTLITNKHLLPVYNKPMIYYPIEKLVEAGIDDIVLVTGGSYAGDFLRLLGNGKEFNLSHINYVYQKGEGGIAEALGLCEHYAKNDSIAVILGDNIFEDSIKNAVADYEKTNKGGKIFLKEVHDPQRFGVAEVKGEKVIGIEEKPKIPKSNYAVTGIYMYDAEVFDVIKTLKPSGRGELEITDVNNHYIRKNAMKYEFMNGWWTDAGTFESLFHASGLVAKSLNEK from the coding sequence ATGAAAGGAATTATTTTAGCCGGAGGGCTCGGCTCACGCTTACAACCTCTGACTCTGATCACCAACAAACATTTGCTTCCCGTATATAATAAGCCGATGATCTACTATCCGATTGAAAAATTAGTTGAAGCGGGAATTGACGACATCGTTTTGGTAACCGGTGGAAGTTATGCAGGCGATTTTCTGCGGTTGCTTGGAAATGGAAAAGAATTTAACTTATCTCACATCAACTATGTGTATCAAAAGGGTGAAGGCGGAATTGCAGAAGCGCTGGGTTTGTGCGAGCATTACGCGAAAAATGACTCCATCGCCGTAATATTAGGCGATAATATTTTTGAGGATAGTATCAAAAATGCAGTCGCTGATTATGAAAAAACGAACAAAGGCGGCAAGATATTCCTGAAAGAAGTGCACGATCCGCAGCGTTTCGGTGTGGCGGAAGTTAAGGGTGAAAAAGTTATCGGCATTGAAGAAAAGCCAAAGATCCCGAAATCCAACTATGCGGTGACCGGAATCTACATGTATGATGCGGAAGTTTTCGATGTGATTAAAACGTTGAAACCATCCGGACGAGGCGAGCTGGAAATTACCGATGTGAACAATCACTACATCCGAAAAAACGCAATGAAGTACGAATTCATGAACGGATGGTGGACAGATGCCGGAACGTTTGAGTCGCTGTTCCATGCAAGCGGGCTGGTTGCAAAGTCTTTGAATGAGAAATAA
- a CDS encoding tetratricopeptide repeat protein — MLKYTQKLAMRCVYTLALISILLSDSIAQSRIAVLPFKNISGDKQYDWLADGFCETLTSSFAQIGSFVVVERSQIEKVLKEQDFQMSDYANEAKVVEVGKILGVDKMLIGSYQVFAGNINVNTRIVNMQTGQVDKAGALANKRAKLENIFDLQDEICVSQAKAFGGEITQKEVQKIASVTSSNKTNSFSAYELYNKGVNEYYAKNYADAIVSFNKAIEANPQYSEAYNYLGLVADNQGDNNQAIYYYKKAFEIKPTDAVVANNLGIVYAVKKEYDNARWYTNKSIELNPNYYNAYNNLGWISETLGDKTTALEHFLKAYELDPTNDYACRHIGGIYEGQGKYEEAVKYYQKSIDNNPNDAGTYYDMGVAYWSLEDWNAVVDAWEKCLSINKSHKEALEWLPKAKEKLGSSSSKRVLDNYSLGLEYYNDKEYDKALAAFKTEIENNRRNSSAWGYLGLCHYYKENYQESIRCYNKSIAISPTDWVYYDLGVTYWSLADWDAVIDAWGECLAINPDYAEAKEWLPKAKEKKAAKSGSSFNYYDEGVSLYNKKEYTAAIQSLKQELAVNKKNSNAWGYLGLCYDSQDNASDALYAYNKSIMIKPTDWVYYNMGVVYWKQKNWPAVVDAWEECLVLNPNYKEALEWLPKAKENMNK, encoded by the coding sequence ATGTTAAAATATACTCAAAAATTGGCAATGAGATGCGTTTACACACTCGCATTGATTTCAATTTTACTATCGGATTCGATTGCTCAGAGTCGAATTGCTGTATTGCCTTTCAAAAATATTTCCGGCGATAAGCAGTATGACTGGTTAGCTGACGGATTCTGTGAAACGCTGACATCCTCGTTCGCTCAAATAGGGTCGTTCGTCGTCGTCGAACGATCACAGATAGAAAAAGTTCTAAAAGAACAAGATTTTCAGATGAGCGATTATGCCAATGAAGCCAAAGTTGTCGAAGTCGGAAAGATTTTAGGCGTCGATAAAATGCTAATAGGAAGTTATCAGGTTTTTGCCGGCAATATCAACGTCAATACGCGCATCGTCAATATGCAAACGGGGCAGGTTGACAAGGCCGGCGCGCTTGCCAACAAACGCGCAAAACTTGAGAATATTTTTGACCTTCAGGACGAAATCTGTGTTTCTCAAGCGAAAGCCTTCGGCGGAGAAATTACTCAGAAAGAAGTTCAGAAGATCGCTTCCGTCACGTCGTCTAATAAAACCAATTCATTCTCCGCATACGAACTCTATAATAAAGGCGTCAATGAATATTACGCGAAAAATTATGCCGACGCGATCGTAAGTTTTAATAAGGCTATTGAAGCAAATCCTCAATATTCGGAGGCGTATAATTATCTTGGTCTGGTGGCGGATAATCAGGGAGATAATAATCAGGCAATTTATTATTACAAGAAAGCCTTTGAAATCAAACCGACGGATGCGGTGGTGGCCAACAATCTCGGAATAGTCTATGCGGTTAAGAAGGAATATGACAATGCGCGCTGGTATACGAATAAATCCATTGAATTGAATCCAAACTATTACAACGCTTACAACAATTTAGGCTGGATAAGCGAAACGCTGGGCGACAAAACCACCGCTCTGGAACATTTCTTGAAGGCGTACGAACTCGATCCGACAAATGATTATGCCTGTCGGCACATCGGCGGTATTTATGAAGGACAAGGAAAATACGAAGAAGCGGTAAAATACTACCAAAAGAGTATAGACAACAATCCAAACGACGCAGGAACATATTATGATATGGGGGTGGCCTACTGGAGTCTTGAAGATTGGAATGCGGTTGTCGACGCATGGGAAAAATGTTTGAGCATTAATAAGAGTCACAAAGAGGCTCTGGAGTGGCTTCCGAAAGCGAAAGAAAAATTAGGCTCATCCAGTTCCAAACGTGTATTAGACAATTATTCCTTAGGATTGGAATATTATAATGACAAAGAATATGACAAAGCCCTGGCTGCTTTTAAAACTGAGATCGAAAATAACCGACGAAACAGTTCCGCCTGGGGTTATTTGGGCCTGTGTCATTATTACAAAGAAAATTATCAGGAATCGATTCGCTGCTACAATAAATCTATCGCCATCAGCCCAACGGATTGGGTGTACTACGATTTAGGAGTGACCTACTGGAGTCTGGCTGATTGGGATGCGGTGATCGATGCGTGGGGAGAATGTCTCGCTATAAATCCTGACTATGCCGAAGCTAAAGAGTGGCTTCCAAAAGCAAAAGAAAAGAAAGCAGCGAAATCCGGTTCAAGTTTTAACTATTATGACGAAGGCGTCAGCCTTTACAATAAAAAAGAATACACTGCGGCCATTCAGTCGTTAAAGCAGGAGCTGGCCGTCAACAAGAAAAACAGCAATGCGTGGGGGTATCTCGGCTTGTGTTACGATTCCCAGGACAATGCATCGGACGCGTTGTACGCTTATAATAAATCGATCATGATCAAACCGACAGATTGGGTTTATTATAACATGGGTGTAGTTTATTGGAAGCAAAAAAATTGGCCTGCTGTGGTTGATGCGTGGGAAGAGTGTCTGGTGCTTAATCCAAATTATAAAGAAGCGCTGGAATGGCTTCCAAAAGCAAAAGAGAACATGAACAAATGA